A single Anopheles arabiensis isolate DONGOLA chromosome 2, AaraD3, whole genome shotgun sequence DNA region contains:
- the LOC120896584 gene encoding centrosomal protein of 120 kDa-like, translated as MEPPHKDDEQQLVIFVQVLGGIHFQEEKQGRKIALTASLNQQVFEAVSRRPVTPGSGTASFDVKLVWQCDRYTLKSIKTKNTPIKLDCYEVQPSGVRSPIGSVVIPLRSVPVVTLSRIKTIKPRWYRLVGIESERWRRIKPELKLLVMVADSQHLDQCQTRDDSSTPDLSGDELLTKRSAPKPETLPRNVELLEDRGLLQVGCKDTETDLFVFEIVLKCVQHLDRLCPGTDTFRLQYELFGERHVSMAERTKSGSPVFDVKAKIRINLRSSILTLVDYFDNGFKIAIMVLTGGEEQIRERTVGTTTIDFVGFLKTNHVKEFKENHPANSYTLEAVRSLPVHTTTTRKDLNQIEEIVPSLKIKLSLRCLGSDRPVAVEKHLEAAKESCIPEQNAHIASTEPITKPDSLPKQLSKPPTPVTDNPHCDAEREKIDIERILLTTEQNLRDIRHTFAFRVCVGTVRFTSGPASGLWQLALQHPKADTPFTKVRLELLPDVAVHEDRIEFGGVTLELFFSTLPDKVVDIIGSEPSKLTLNGPHSTYALARLDNESLLVGTRERQPAGVVVMINEAGENVAIASISCTLEEVGLNYNSQLGVVQEEPTRQDCCHSAAPQTAHGLAKRFDATVAYQLVEKQKAWMHEQRQQFMEQLEEKERKHLQALEQSWKKRQAETEKRLVDRLARADALAAALEEAHRKAETRVPEDGPRVKQIEQQFKAQLEEIRAKAVRLEQEAEAQIETTRRQCRELQQQQAQLSISQQQLLDSNRTLQSELDQERASRAALEQQLEELAESKQHYKELWAKLTRKVHQLQEELSMARTPYFQAAPAKDARKGRRKIVASSSSQMSVARGGPRQGAGDCCNVCDCSDGSD; from the exons ATGGAACCACCACACAAGGATGACGAGCAACAGCTGGTCATATTCGTGCAAGTTTTGGGCG GGATACACTTTCAGGAGGAGAAGCAGGGCCGGAAGATAGCTCTAACCGCATCGTTAAATCAGCAAGTGTTCGAGGCAGTCAGTCGCCGACCGGTCACTCCCGGCTCGGGAACCGCTTCGTTCGACGTAAAGCTGGTCTGGCAGTGTGATCGATACACCCTGAAATCCATCAAAACCAAGAATACTCCGATAAAGCTGGACTGTTACGAGGTACAGCCGTCTGGCGTTCGGTCACCGATAGGAAGCGTTGTGATCCCGTTGCGGTCTGTACCGGTCGTAACGCTATCGCGAATAAAAACCATCAAACCCCGCTGGTATCGGCTGGTTGGCATCGAGAGTGAGCGTTGGCGACGGATAAAACCCGAGTTGAAGCTGCTGGTTATGGTGGCCGACTCCCAGCATCTTGACCAGTGTCAAACTCGAGACGATTCATCCACCCCGGATTTGAGTGGCGATGAGCTGCTGACGAAGCGAAGTGCACCAAAGCCCGAAACATTGCCCCGCAACGTCGAGCTGCTAGAGGATCGTGGCCTACTGCAGGTCGGCTGCAAAGACACAGAAACGGATCTATTTGTGTTCGAAattgttctcaaatgtgtccAACACTTGGACCGGCTTTGCCCCGGGACGGACACCTTTCGGCTGCAGTACGAACTGTTCGGCGAGCGGCACGTGTCCATGGCGGAGCGGACGAAATCCGGGTCGCCAGTGTTTGACGTTAAAGCAAAAATTAGAATTAACCTGCGCAGCTCGATCCTAACGCTGGTCGATTACTTTGATAATGGTTTTAAGATTGCAATCATGGTGCTGACCGGGGGTGAAGAGCAGATCCGAGAACGAACCGTTGGCACAACGACGATTGATTTCGTAGGCTTCCTGAAGACAAACCATGTGAAAGAGTTCAAAGAAAACCATCCTGCCAATAGTTACACATTAGAAGCAGTGCGTAGTTTACCAGTTCACACCACTACTACGAGAAAGGATCTGAATCAAATCGAAGAAATTGTACCGTCATTGAAGATAAAATTATCATTGCGATGTTTAGGCAGTGATCGTCCTGTTGCCGTAGAGAAGCATTTAGAAGCCGCCAAGGAAAGCTGTATTCCTGAACAAAATGCTCACATTGCAAGCACTGAACCTATAACGAAGCCAGATTCGCTTCCCAAACAGCTTTCTAAACCTCCAACGCCGGTAACAGATAATCCACATTGTGACGCAGAACGGGAAAAGATCGATATCGAAAGGATTCTATTGACGACGGAGCAGAATCTGCGCGACATAAGGCACACATTTGCGTTTCGTGTATGTGTTGGAACGGTACGGTTTACATCCGGGCCGGCGTCCGGCTTGTGGCAGCTGGCTTTGCAGCACCCGAAAGCGGACACACCATTCACGAAGGTCAGGCTCGAGCTGCTACCCGACGTTGCCGTACACGAGGATCGCATCGAGTTTGGTGGTGTCACTCTGGAGCTGTTCTTTTCCACTCTGCCGGATAAGGTGGTTGATATAATCGGCAGCGAACCTTCCAAGCTGACACTAAACGGTCCACACAGTACGTACGCGCTGGCACGGCTAGACAACGAAAGTTTGCTGGTAGGAACGCGCGAACGGCAACCGGCCGGTGTGGTTGTGATGATAAATGAAGCGGGAGAAAATGTAGCCATCGCCTCGATTAGCTGCACACTGGAAGAGGTCGGTTTGAACTACAACAGCCAGCTGGGTGTGGTACAGGAGGAACCAACGCGCCAAGATTGCTGCCACAGTGCTGCACCACAAACGGCTCACGGGCTAGCAAAACGTTTTGACGCAACGGTCGCCTATCAGCTggtggaaaagcaaaaggcaTGGATGCACGAGCAGCGCCAACAGTTCATGGAGCAGCTGGAAGAAAAGGAACGGAAACATCTGCAAGCTCTGGAGCAGAGCTGGAAGAAGCGACAAGCGGAAACGGAAAAGCGACTTGTCGATCGTTTAGCTCGCGCTGACGCACTGGCAGCAGCGCTGGAGGAAGCGCACCGTAAAGCGGAAACACGCGTGCCGGAAGATGGTCCACGTGTGAAACAAATTGAGCAACAGTTCAAAGCACAACTGGAAGAGATCCGTGCCAAAGCGGTGCGATTGGAGCAGGAGGCGGAAGCGCAAATCGAAACCACCCGTCGGCAGTGCAGGGaattgcaacagcagcaggcccAACTGAGCATcagtcagcagcagctgctagACAGCAACCGGACGCTTCAGAGCGAGCTGGACCAGGAACGTGCCAGTCGTGCCGCGCTGGAGCAGCAGCTGGAGGAATTGGCCGAGTCCAAGCAACACTATAAGGAGCTGTGGGCGAAGCTGACTCGCAAGGTGCACCAGCTGCAAGAGGAGCTTAGTATGGCCCGCACGCCTTACTTTCAAGCTGCCCCGGCAAAGGATGCTCGAAAGGGCAGACGCAAAATAGTCGCCAGTTCCAGTTCTCAGATGTCGGTTGCGCGGGGCGGACCCCGTCAGGGTGCGGGTGATTGTTGCAATGTTTGTGACTGTTCTGATGGTTCGGATTAG